A genomic segment from Rhodothermus sp. encodes:
- a CDS encoding glycogen/starch synthase yields MYVLHIAFECAPIAKVGGLGDVLGALPKFLRRAGIDAAVLMPRFGDAQVKEEALQLVYEGTLRYRDQQLGYRLWLQAAEVLGFPVYLLEEPVYFGRPGVYQDPATGLDFPDQADRFFVFQRGVLDVLKAGVIAPDLLHLHDHHTALLPVWLREDPTCRELAELPIVFTVHNAEHQGRYDWQVWEEIGVPVAQPEALQHQGQLNALKAGLLWADAVTTVSPGYARELQERDDMAAGLQGVFQQVAPKMRGILNGIDPDIWNPATDPLIFANYSVDELAGKAANKAALCKAMGLRFDRPLLVFIGRLMREKGVELLVAGLEQLLMHQLDVSVVVLGTGMPAYQAALEDLRCRMVRPGGFPRLILRFEFNNTLAHQLYAAGDILLMPSRVEPCGLNQMYAMTYGTVPIVHAVGGLRDTVEPWDPHRQQGTGFRFETFTPRAFLQAIRRALTVYHRPEQWRMLQRNGMQQDWSWNRPTQEYLELYRSLVPVTS; encoded by the coding sequence ATGTACGTACTGCATATAGCCTTTGAGTGCGCTCCGATCGCCAAAGTCGGAGGGCTGGGCGATGTGCTGGGGGCTTTGCCCAAGTTCTTACGGCGGGCCGGTATTGATGCTGCCGTGCTGATGCCACGCTTTGGCGATGCGCAGGTGAAAGAAGAAGCGTTGCAGCTGGTCTATGAGGGAACGCTGCGCTATCGAGATCAGCAGCTTGGATATCGCCTCTGGCTACAGGCCGCCGAAGTGCTTGGCTTTCCTGTTTACCTGCTGGAGGAGCCCGTATATTTTGGACGGCCTGGCGTGTATCAGGATCCGGCTACCGGACTGGATTTTCCCGATCAGGCCGATCGATTCTTTGTCTTTCAGCGCGGGGTGCTGGATGTGCTGAAAGCCGGCGTGATCGCACCCGACCTGTTGCATCTGCACGACCATCACACGGCGTTGCTGCCGGTCTGGTTGCGCGAAGATCCAACCTGTCGTGAACTGGCCGAGCTGCCCATAGTGTTCACAGTACATAATGCCGAACATCAGGGACGTTACGACTGGCAGGTTTGGGAGGAAATCGGCGTGCCGGTAGCACAGCCCGAAGCCCTGCAACATCAGGGGCAACTCAACGCCTTGAAAGCCGGACTACTCTGGGCCGATGCAGTGACCACGGTCAGTCCGGGATATGCCCGAGAGTTACAGGAACGCGACGACATGGCGGCAGGGTTGCAGGGTGTGTTTCAACAGGTGGCTCCCAAGATGCGGGGCATCCTCAATGGGATCGATCCAGATATCTGGAATCCGGCTACCGATCCACTCATCTTTGCCAATTACTCGGTCGACGAACTCGCGGGCAAGGCAGCAAATAAAGCAGCCCTATGTAAGGCGATGGGGCTTCGCTTTGATAGACCCCTGCTGGTGTTTATTGGCCGACTCATGCGGGAAAAAGGCGTCGAGCTGCTGGTGGCCGGACTGGAACAGCTGCTGATGCATCAACTGGACGTGTCCGTCGTGGTGTTGGGGACGGGAATGCCCGCCTACCAGGCCGCATTGGAGGACCTGCGTTGTCGCATGGTTCGTCCTGGCGGCTTTCCTCGACTGATCCTCCGGTTTGAGTTCAACAATACGCTGGCGCATCAGCTCTATGCCGCAGGGGACATCCTGCTGATGCCTTCGCGCGTGGAGCCCTGTGGGCTGAATCAGATGTATGCGATGACCTACGGTACGGTCCCTATCGTGCATGCCGTGGGCGGGCTGCGTGATACGGTAGAACCCTGGGACCCTCATCGACAACAGGGCACTGGCTTTCGCTTTGAGACGTTCACCCCGCGCGCCTTTCTTCAGGCTATCCGGCGGGCCCTGACCGTCTATCATCGTCCCGAGCAGTGGCGTATGCTTCAGCGTAACGGCATGCAACAGGACTGGTCCTGGAATCGACCAACGCAGGAATATCTGGAGCTGTACCGGAGTCTTGTGCCGGTCACTTCCTGA
- a CDS encoding chromosome partitioning protein ParA: MASQTHTATALLQQRLARTRRRLHIAHLLQGSLQALGGLTLLWSLAALLEALLWLPTGLRTGIFWGLVAGSIGLLGWTIGRPWLRLRRLSNEHLAQQIGQHFPEIADRLVNLLQLEAGRRSTAPDVLLQRARAQLVQQIAPIPFEQMVVLRPSPRLLSMALLPLLLMGTLLLLAPDVFRDAFARLLTPGRSFERPLPFMLTVKPGTTELARGDTLHIAVALSGAQWPTQLTLQLRYAGEVRAETFLLTPDTAGHARFTLPNLQRPLTYQVVAPPLTSPWYRVKLRERPLVRRLQLTLHYPSYTGLPPQTLPPDVGNVSALPGTQISLEVLTGAAPVAAAQLHFDDGTTVPLTLHDSLATGSFTLRRPGQYWIELRTPDSLTNPEPVRYTLELVPDDPPTITLLQPKATHMLDDALQAPLQVQVHDDFGFTALRLYWRLAESTFRIPETDFSSRPLPLAIPRPLNQEIQQQWDLRAEGLDLVPGDVVEYYLQVWDNDQISGPKTARTPLQYLRLPSLAERYEMLDAAQDDVAERLESVREQAEQLRTTFQELRQTIQRTRQAGWDEQQQAEQLRRQQEALEAQVEMLTRQLEQITREMATNRLVSDETLELYRELQRVIQEIQSPELREALEKLQEALQALDLPRMLQNMEQVAFNEAQFRERIERALELFKRLRTQQQLEEAARRAEELARLQERLAERTAQLERQQNASQTGSSASDTTVRSNPEVLARQQERASQEARQLEALLEAVQRQMEMLRGMPRQAMDSLLQRFRQQQLPERMQQNAQQLRQGNFSGARQGQQQMEQQLEQLATRLEHLRQQLEGTQRQINAAGLRQALRHVLLLSESQEALRHEVQALRTERAAAPMARRQEQLMQGTRTVTDSLRQLARRIPQMERAVQQTAVEAIQAMAHAITTLTEGSPRRAGSYQTAAMMHLNELARMLADLLDQLQRQQSMGALSLGQMIEQLQRMAGQQQQLNEQIQQLLNDIQGTRLVTDQLERMRQLARQQEAIRRQLLQLARNREARRRLLGDLDALARQMEETVQELRRGQINRQTIERQRRILIRLLEAQHSIREQEQERRRQSRPGEDVVRESPPELSPRQELDRLRRALIDALESGYAPDYEALIKRYFELLERLQRSDDR, translated from the coding sequence ATGGCTTCCCAGACCCACACAGCTACCGCTTTGCTACAGCAGCGGCTGGCCCGTACGCGGCGGCGGCTCCATATAGCCCATCTACTGCAAGGTAGCCTGCAGGCTCTTGGAGGGCTGACTCTGCTATGGAGCCTGGCGGCCCTGCTGGAAGCCCTGCTGTGGCTTCCCACCGGTCTGCGTACGGGAATCTTCTGGGGGCTCGTGGCCGGGTCTATCGGACTGCTGGGCTGGACGATCGGCCGGCCATGGCTGCGGCTGCGTCGTCTGAGCAATGAACATCTGGCCCAGCAAATTGGCCAGCACTTTCCAGAGATTGCAGATCGCCTGGTCAATTTACTTCAGCTCGAAGCAGGCCGTCGGAGTACGGCTCCGGATGTATTACTACAACGCGCCCGGGCACAACTGGTCCAACAGATCGCGCCGATACCCTTCGAGCAGATGGTGGTGCTTCGTCCCTCGCCCCGGCTCCTTTCGATGGCGCTGCTTCCGCTGCTGCTCATGGGCACGCTGCTGTTACTTGCACCCGATGTGTTCCGAGATGCTTTTGCCCGACTGCTGACGCCAGGCCGCTCCTTCGAGCGGCCCCTGCCTTTCATGCTGACAGTAAAACCGGGTACTACTGAGCTGGCCCGCGGCGATACGCTGCACATTGCAGTCGCGCTTTCCGGTGCACAATGGCCGACTCAACTCACGCTTCAGCTTCGCTACGCCGGAGAGGTACGTGCGGAAACATTCTTGTTGACCCCGGATACCGCAGGCCACGCCCGCTTTACGCTTCCCAACCTGCAACGTCCATTAACCTATCAGGTAGTGGCCCCCCCGCTTACCTCTCCCTGGTACAGGGTAAAACTCCGAGAGCGTCCCCTGGTCCGACGCCTGCAGCTAACGTTACACTATCCTTCCTATACGGGCCTGCCTCCGCAGACGCTCCCCCCCGACGTGGGCAACGTCTCGGCCCTGCCCGGCACTCAGATCAGCCTGGAGGTGCTGACTGGCGCGGCTCCTGTTGCTGCTGCCCAGCTGCACTTTGATGACGGAACTACCGTACCGCTGACGCTCCACGACAGCTTGGCTACTGGATCATTCACGCTACGACGGCCCGGCCAGTACTGGATTGAATTGCGCACACCGGACAGCCTCACCAACCCCGAACCGGTGCGCTACACGCTGGAGCTGGTGCCGGACGATCCGCCCACGATTACGTTGCTCCAACCCAAAGCAACCCACATGCTCGACGATGCCCTGCAGGCTCCGCTGCAGGTACAGGTACACGACGACTTTGGCTTTACAGCGCTGCGGCTCTACTGGCGCCTGGCCGAAAGCACCTTCCGCATACCGGAAACCGACTTTTCCAGCCGACCGCTTCCGCTGGCCATCCCCCGCCCGCTCAATCAAGAAATCCAGCAACAGTGGGATCTACGTGCTGAGGGTCTGGACCTGGTACCCGGTGATGTGGTCGAATACTACCTGCAGGTGTGGGACAACGATCAAATCTCTGGCCCGAAGACGGCCCGTACGCCTCTCCAATACCTGCGACTTCCATCGCTGGCTGAACGGTATGAGATGCTGGACGCCGCCCAGGATGACGTCGCCGAACGGCTGGAGTCGGTGCGTGAGCAAGCCGAACAGCTCCGCACCACCTTCCAGGAACTACGCCAGACCATCCAGCGCACCCGGCAGGCAGGATGGGACGAGCAACAACAGGCCGAACAACTCCGCCGACAGCAGGAGGCGCTTGAAGCACAGGTAGAGATGCTTACCCGCCAGCTTGAGCAGATCACCCGCGAGATGGCCACCAACCGGCTGGTCAGCGACGAAACGCTCGAGCTGTATCGGGAGCTGCAGCGCGTCATCCAGGAAATTCAATCCCCGGAGCTACGCGAAGCTCTTGAAAAGCTACAGGAGGCGTTGCAAGCGCTCGACCTGCCTCGCATGCTGCAAAACATGGAGCAGGTCGCATTCAACGAAGCACAATTCCGTGAGCGTATCGAGCGGGCTCTGGAGCTGTTTAAGCGCTTGCGTACTCAGCAACAGCTCGAAGAGGCTGCCCGTCGCGCCGAGGAACTGGCTCGCCTTCAGGAGCGCCTGGCCGAGCGCACTGCACAGCTTGAGCGCCAGCAAAACGCCTCTCAGACGGGATCATCTGCCTCAGATACCACTGTCCGTTCCAATCCCGAAGTATTGGCTCGCCAGCAAGAACGGGCCAGTCAGGAAGCTCGTCAGCTGGAAGCCCTGCTGGAAGCGGTGCAACGCCAGATGGAGATGCTACGCGGAATGCCACGCCAGGCCATGGATTCACTGCTCCAGCGTTTTCGCCAGCAGCAGCTTCCTGAACGGATGCAACAGAATGCCCAGCAGCTTCGACAGGGCAATTTCTCCGGGGCCCGTCAAGGACAGCAACAGATGGAACAGCAGCTGGAGCAGCTGGCCACGCGTCTGGAACACCTGAGGCAGCAGTTGGAAGGTACGCAGCGCCAGATCAACGCGGCCGGTCTGCGCCAGGCCCTGCGGCACGTACTACTGCTTTCTGAATCCCAGGAAGCGTTGCGGCACGAGGTGCAGGCTCTGCGTACAGAACGGGCCGCCGCCCCGATGGCCCGTCGTCAGGAACAACTGATGCAGGGCACACGCACCGTCACCGATTCACTGCGCCAGCTTGCCCGCCGCATTCCCCAGATGGAACGTGCTGTGCAACAGACGGCGGTCGAGGCCATCCAGGCAATGGCGCATGCCATCACAACGCTGACCGAAGGCAGCCCCCGGAGGGCGGGCAGCTACCAGACGGCCGCTATGATGCACCTGAACGAGCTGGCGCGCATGCTGGCCGATCTGCTTGATCAGCTCCAGCGTCAGCAAAGTATGGGAGCCCTGTCGCTGGGACAAATGATCGAACAGCTCCAGCGCATGGCTGGCCAACAACAACAGCTCAATGAGCAGATTCAGCAACTGCTCAACGATATTCAAGGAACCCGTCTGGTTACTGATCAACTCGAACGCATGCGCCAGCTTGCCCGTCAGCAGGAAGCAATCCGTCGCCAGCTGCTGCAGCTCGCACGCAACCGTGAAGCCCGTCGGCGTCTGCTGGGCGACCTTGACGCACTGGCGCGCCAGATGGAAGAAACGGTTCAGGAGCTGCGGCGCGGCCAGATCAACCGGCAGACGATTGAACGTCAGCGCCGGATTCTTATTCGACTCCTGGAGGCCCAGCATTCCATCCGCGAACAGGAACAGGAACGTCGCCGCCAGAGCCGTCCGGGCGAAGACGTTGTGCGCGAAAGCCCACCTGAATTGTCCCCCCGTCAGGAGCTCGACCGCCTGCGCCGTGCCCTGATCGATGCGCTCGAGAGTGGCTATGCGCCCGACTACGAAGCACTCATCAAACGCTACTTCGAACTGCTCGAACGTCTGCAGCGCTCAGACGATCGCTAA
- the dprA gene encoding DNA-processing protein DprA has protein sequence MSAELFQFEEGEEPAFNAVPDDPAEELRALVALTLVPGVGPGRIRALLARFGSAQAALQASVAALVQVPGIGAQTARRIASFDDWDAVDAQFERAERVGATLIPAWDARFPPLLRQIYDPPALLWVRGTLAPEDSNAVAIVGTRRPTDYGLRTARKFAAALAREGVTVISGLAYGIDAAAHRGALEADGRTLAVLGSGVDRFYPARHAPLAQAIMTQGALLSELPLGAAPDAPNFPRRNRLISGLARAVLIVEAYERGGALITARLALEQDRDVLAIPGALHNPASAGTNRLIRDSLARLVCSPDDVLEVLGMGRTPATSEPPSPPSLSGLERQLYDALEPEPLHIDVLCERTGLDPSTALVYLLQLEFKGLVRQLAGKQFYRL, from the coding sequence GTGTCTGCTGAGCTGTTTCAGTTCGAGGAAGGCGAGGAGCCAGCGTTCAATGCCGTCCCCGACGATCCGGCTGAGGAACTTCGAGCGCTGGTGGCGCTGACGCTGGTGCCGGGTGTGGGCCCTGGCCGTATCCGGGCATTACTGGCCCGTTTTGGCTCGGCGCAGGCTGCTCTGCAGGCATCGGTGGCCGCCCTGGTACAGGTACCGGGCATTGGTGCGCAGACAGCTCGTCGCATCGCCTCGTTTGACGACTGGGATGCAGTTGATGCACAGTTTGAACGGGCTGAGCGCGTTGGGGCTACTTTGATCCCGGCCTGGGATGCACGTTTTCCTCCGCTGTTGCGCCAGATCTATGACCCGCCGGCTCTGCTCTGGGTACGAGGGACGCTCGCGCCTGAAGACAGCAACGCAGTGGCCATTGTAGGCACGCGCCGTCCCACCGATTACGGGCTGCGGACGGCTCGGAAGTTTGCGGCTGCGCTGGCGCGGGAAGGGGTGACGGTGATCAGCGGCCTGGCCTATGGCATTGATGCGGCTGCGCATCGGGGGGCGTTAGAAGCGGACGGTCGCACGCTGGCCGTGCTGGGTTCTGGTGTCGATCGTTTCTATCCTGCACGGCATGCGCCTCTGGCCCAGGCCATTATGACGCAGGGTGCACTCCTTTCCGAGCTTCCGCTGGGAGCGGCGCCCGATGCCCCGAACTTTCCCCGTCGCAATCGGCTGATCAGTGGGTTGGCGCGGGCTGTGCTTATCGTCGAAGCGTATGAACGGGGCGGCGCGCTCATCACCGCGCGTCTGGCTCTGGAGCAGGATCGCGACGTGTTGGCCATTCCGGGGGCCCTGCACAATCCAGCCAGTGCCGGTACGAACCGGCTCATTCGCGACAGCCTGGCCCGGCTTGTTTGCTCACCGGACGATGTGTTGGAGGTGCTGGGTATGGGCAGGACACCGGCAACATCGGAGCCGCCGTCGCCACCTTCGCTGAGTGGCCTGGAACGACAACTTTACGATGCGCTGGAGCCCGAACCTCTCCACATCGATGTGCTGTGCGAGCGTACCGGACTGGACCCTTCGACGGCGCTGGTCTATCTCCTGCAGCTCGAATTCAAAGGGCTGGTGCGCCAGCTGGCCGGCAAACAGTTTTACCGGCTTTAG
- the obgE gene encoding GTPase ObgE, protein MKFVDYVTITVRSGKGGAGAVAFRREKYVPKGGPAGGDGGDGGSVYLEGDPHLYTLLDLRYNRHHFAEDGRPGSGKNKKGRNGRDVILRVPLGTVAKLTETGEVIGEVLRPGQRLLLARGGRGGKGNAHFKSSTNQAPLYAQPGEPGEEKNITLELKLLADVGLVGFPNAGKSTLISSISAARPKIADYPFTTLEPALGMVYVGEFRSFVMADLPGIIEGAHEGRGLGIRFLKHIERNAILLFVIPIVEEAPGRVYQTLLGELEAFNPALLKKPRAIALTKLDLLPESERAGRMVEVKAELPEGVPIYPVSAVARIGLEALKEGLWQQLQAVQAGAEAAT, encoded by the coding sequence ATGAAGTTTGTCGATTACGTTACCATTACGGTACGAAGTGGAAAGGGCGGTGCCGGTGCTGTCGCATTTCGGCGCGAGAAGTACGTTCCTAAGGGAGGGCCGGCTGGCGGTGATGGCGGCGATGGGGGGTCGGTCTATCTGGAAGGGGATCCCCATCTGTATACGTTGTTGGATTTGCGATACAACCGTCACCATTTTGCCGAAGACGGAAGGCCGGGCTCTGGTAAAAACAAAAAGGGGCGAAACGGTCGCGATGTGATCCTTCGGGTACCACTGGGTACGGTGGCCAAGCTTACGGAGACGGGTGAGGTTATTGGCGAGGTGCTGCGGCCGGGGCAGCGCTTGCTGCTGGCCCGAGGAGGACGAGGTGGCAAGGGGAACGCCCATTTCAAGTCGTCTACAAACCAGGCGCCGCTTTATGCCCAGCCCGGTGAACCTGGTGAGGAGAAAAACATCACGCTGGAGTTGAAGCTGCTGGCCGACGTGGGGCTGGTGGGATTCCCCAATGCAGGTAAAAGTACGCTGATTTCGTCTATTTCTGCCGCACGCCCGAAGATTGCTGATTACCCGTTCACCACGTTGGAGCCTGCGCTGGGTATGGTGTACGTGGGGGAATTCCGCTCCTTTGTGATGGCCGACCTGCCTGGTATCATTGAAGGGGCCCACGAGGGACGAGGACTTGGCATTCGCTTTCTAAAGCATATTGAACGTAACGCTATTCTGTTATTCGTCATTCCCATCGTTGAGGAGGCCCCTGGTCGGGTTTATCAGACGCTGTTGGGAGAGCTGGAGGCGTTCAATCCAGCCCTGCTCAAAAAACCCCGGGCGATTGCGCTGACCAAGTTGGATCTGTTGCCGGAGTCTGAGCGGGCAGGCCGGATGGTTGAGGTAAAGGCCGAACTGCCGGAGGGGGTACCGATCTATCCGGTCAGCGCCGTAGCTCGGATCGGGCTGGAAGCATTGAAGGAAGGACTCTGGCAGCAGTTGCAAGCGGTGCAAGCGGGAGCTGAGGCCGCCACGTAA
- the rnhA gene encoding ribonuclease HI, protein MSSPRKHVVIYTDGACSGNPGPGGWAALLRYNHHEKVLTGTAAHTTNNRMELTAVIEALRALKEPCQVDLYTDSNYIVRAFQKGWLERWQRNGWRTSRKQPVENQDLWRQLLELTRRHDVRFRKVKGHANDPLNNRVDQLAVEAMRRAYPHPLPADPATQTAAE, encoded by the coding sequence ATGAGCTCCCCCCGCAAACACGTGGTGATCTACACCGATGGTGCCTGCAGCGGCAATCCCGGCCCGGGTGGCTGGGCAGCCCTGCTACGTTACAACCATCATGAAAAGGTGTTGACCGGGACGGCAGCACATACAACAAACAATCGCATGGAGCTCACAGCCGTCATTGAAGCCCTTCGGGCGCTGAAAGAACCCTGTCAGGTGGATCTTTACACAGACAGCAACTATATCGTACGTGCCTTTCAGAAGGGCTGGCTGGAACGATGGCAGCGCAATGGGTGGCGCACGTCCCGAAAGCAACCCGTTGAAAACCAGGACCTTTGGCGTCAGCTGCTGGAACTCACGCGCCGGCATGACGTGCGTTTTCGGAAAGTGAAAGGGCATGCCAACGATCCGCTGAATAACCGGGTCGACCAGCTGGCTGTTGAAGCGATGCGCCGCGCTTACCCTCACCCCCTTCCCGCTGATCCAGCGACGCAGACGGCTGCGGAATAG
- a CDS encoding Mut7-C RNAse domain-containing protein, producing the protein MRTLWLRFYANLNDFLPTRWKQRTFKLGVLGHPTVRELLVQLNVPPPEVALILSDGQPVDFDYRPEEGERLCFYPIFYHLLPATPLHTLPPERPPRFLLDTHLGRLARYLRMLGFDAAHLSDPDPGDAALARRAGEDGRVLLTRDRRLLARKAVRYGYFVRATAPKAQLIEVLERFDLHAFVDPFSRCMCCNVLLEPADAEAIADRLPSDVRTRHTVFYHCPACGRIYWEGSHHARMQRLIHQVMRGNAS; encoded by the coding sequence ATGCGCACGCTCTGGCTTCGATTTTATGCCAACCTGAATGACTTTCTACCCACTCGTTGGAAGCAACGCACCTTCAAGCTGGGGGTTCTTGGACACCCCACGGTTCGGGAGCTCCTTGTGCAGCTCAATGTGCCCCCTCCGGAGGTTGCCCTGATTCTTAGTGACGGACAGCCCGTCGATTTTGACTATCGCCCGGAGGAAGGCGAGCGACTGTGTTTTTATCCAATCTTTTATCATTTACTACCAGCCACACCACTCCACACGCTTCCGCCGGAGCGTCCTCCTCGTTTTTTGCTTGATACCCATCTGGGACGACTGGCGCGCTACCTGCGCATGCTGGGATTCGACGCAGCACACCTATCGGATCCAGACCCAGGTGATGCCGCATTAGCTCGCCGGGCAGGCGAAGATGGTCGGGTGCTGTTAACACGAGACCGGCGTCTTCTGGCCCGTAAGGCCGTCCGCTATGGGTATTTCGTACGGGCCACCGCACCGAAGGCCCAACTGATAGAGGTGCTGGAGCGATTCGATCTGCATGCGTTTGTCGATCCATTCAGTCGCTGCATGTGCTGTAACGTGTTGCTGGAGCCAGCCGATGCGGAAGCTATAGCCGACCGGCTACCGTCGGACGTACGCACCCGACACACCGTGTTTTACCACTGTCCGGCCTGTGGACGCATCTACTGGGAAGGCTCGCATCATGCCCGGATGCAGCGCCTGATCCATCAGGTCATGCGCGGCAACGCCTCCTGA
- a CDS encoding YigZ family protein, whose protein sequence is MNSNAEDTYRVVAGTARAELRIKGSRFIAEVFPVETEAEATKAIVAVRRREHAATHHCTAYRLGPEGEVFRYHDDGEPSGTAGLPILRQIEARQLTNTLVVVTRYFGGIKLGRGGLIRSYGEVAARALDQAPVAERVVTVRFRLRFAYGDTAPVMRLIERTGARIGATRYDTETELLVEVPRSSASAFAKAFVEALAGRGQCTPQEALPRMT, encoded by the coding sequence ATGAACAGCAACGCGGAGGATACGTATCGGGTGGTGGCCGGCACGGCACGGGCTGAGCTGCGCATAAAAGGCTCTCGCTTTATTGCCGAGGTTTTTCCGGTAGAGACCGAGGCCGAAGCCACGAAAGCCATTGTAGCGGTGCGCCGTCGAGAGCACGCCGCTACCCATCACTGCACGGCCTATCGTCTGGGGCCAGAGGGCGAGGTATTTCGTTACCATGACGACGGCGAGCCTTCTGGGACGGCCGGACTGCCTATCCTGCGGCAGATCGAAGCGCGCCAGCTGACGAATACGCTGGTGGTGGTGACGCGCTATTTTGGGGGAATCAAGCTGGGACGGGGTGGATTGATCCGGTCCTACGGCGAAGTGGCCGCACGGGCGCTGGACCAGGCCCCGGTGGCTGAACGTGTTGTCACTGTACGTTTTCGGTTGCGCTTTGCCTACGGAGACACGGCGCCGGTTATGCGGTTGATTGAGCGCACGGGAGCCCGCATTGGCGCAACCCGCTACGATACCGAAACCGAACTGCTTGTTGAGGTGCCGCGTTCGAGCGCCTCTGCTTTTGCGAAAGCATTCGTCGAAGCGCTGGCCGGACGTGGACAGTGTACACCTCAGGAGGCGTTGCCGCGCATGACCTGA